The genomic region GGGGCATCTCCAAGACCGCCTGGATCTTCGTGCAGGTCCTCCTCCCCGTGGTCGGCGCCATCCTGTGGTTCCTCATTGGGCGCCCCCGCGCCACGGACGTCGCTCCGGTCGTCTACAGCCACCCGATAGCGCCCGACGACGACCCCGAATTCCTGCGCAACCTTGAAATTCGCCGCCGCAACCAGGCCGAGGAGGACAGGCTCAAGAAGCTTAAGGCCGAGTACGACGCCAAGCAGAACAAGCTCGACGCCGGCACCGCGGAAGCCAGCGGCACCGGAAGCGCCGGCGATGCCCATGAGCCCGGCGACGCGGGAACACAGGGGACCGACGAAGTTAAATAGCAGCATTGCTGCCCGGGCCATCCTAACTGCGGCCATTCGCCGCAGATGGCCGGAATCCCCGCCTCACAGCGGCCATCTCCGGCAGATCGCCGCCACTCATCCGCTCCGCGCCTGCCGCTCACACCGCCCGCTCCTCCCCCACACCCCGCCCGCTCTGTGGATAACCTCCGAGCCGGCTCGGTGCGGGCGCAGAATGCTCATGTGCACGAGCCCAGTCAGCTACCCCCGCACCTTCGAAACCAGCCCTTCACCGTGGCCGAAGCCCGCACCGCCGGACTGAGCCGACGACGGACCCGGGCCCGGGATCTTCTCAGCCCCTGTCACGGAGTGCGCGTCACCGCCCTCACCCCGGATAGTTTGCTGGAACGCGCGCATGCCCTGACTGCGGTGACGGGCGCAGTCGTGAGCCATCTGTCCGCGGCAGTGCTGTGGGGCCTCCCCCTGCCTCGGGCCTTGGAGAACCTGACTGTCATCCATCTGACGAGTCGGCCGGGCCGGCGGGCCGTGCGGCATAAGCATGTGGTGGGCCATCAGCAGTCACTCGAACCGGAGGAGATCGTGTCCGGTGCCCGGGTGAGCTGTACTTCGCCGCTGCGGACGTGGTTCGATCTCGCCGGCATACTGAGCCTCGATGAATTGGTGATTGCCGGCGACTTCCTGTTGCGGCGGAGAAATCCCCTGACCACGCTCGACAGGCTGGACGCATTCCTCGACGGGAAGCATGGCCGGGCGGGCTACCGCCACGCTATGCGTGCCCGTTCCCTGATACGCGCCGACACGGACTCCCCCAAAGAGACCGAACTCCGGCTGCTTCTGATTCGACATGGGCTGCCCGAACCCGGAATCAACGTCCCCATGTTCGACGAGGCCGGCTGTTGGATCCAGGACCCGGACCTCTCCTACGAGCAAGAAAAGATCGCGATTCAGTACGACGGCGGCCATCACGCCAGTCCTGCCCAGCGTCGCAGCGACATCTTCCGGGATGAAAATGCCAGGGATGCCGGGTGGCGCGTCGTCGTATTGACCCAATGGCACCTGACCCCCGTCGCCCCGGGGATGGAGCCGCCTGCGGTTACCCGCGTACGTGCGGCACTGACGGAGCGCGGCTGGTCCCCCGGCTCGGTTCCGGAGCCGGGACGACGTCACCGTGCTCGCGCCACACCGGACTCATCTGACACGAATGGCCGCTAAGGGCGGCGGCGTAGCGGCCATCTGTGGCGAACCGATGAAGTGCGGGCCCGCGAAGTCCCGAAAAGAACCCGCCCAGGAGGGCGGCCGAGGCCGGGGCAACCCGGTGCCGCCACGCCAGAACGTGGTGACCCGGCCGCGCCACAGCGCCTCAGCCCACCACAGAGCGCCCACGTGCCACGAATGGCCGCCACGCCAGAACTTGGTACCCCAGCCGCACACACCGCACCACAGAGCTCTCATCTGACACGAATGGCCGCCAAACGGGGTAGCTTGGCGGCCATTCGTGGCAAGACGTGGACTGGGGGTGCGGTTTACAGCCCCGAGTACGAGTGCAGCCCGTTGAAGAACTGGTTCACGATCGTGAAGTTGAAGACCACACACAGGTAGCCGACGATCGACAGCCAGGCAGCGCGGGTTCCGGTCCAGCCGCGGGTGGCCCGGGCGTGCAGGTATCCGGCGTAGACCACCCAGATCACGAAGGTCCAGACTTCCTTGGTGTCCCAGCCCCAGAACCGGCCCCAGGCCTTCTCCGCCCAGATGGCGCCGAACATGAGCGTGAAGGTCCAGCCAACGAACGCGATGGCGTTGATGCGGTAGGACAGGTTCTCCAGGCTCAAGGCGTTCGGGACCAGACGCATGAACCCGAGCTTGTCGGCACCGCCGGCGGCGATGGTCTTCTGCCGGTGCGACTGCACGAGCTGCAGCGCGGACATGGCGAACGTCAGGGTGAACAGGGCTGAGGACATCACGGCGATGGAAACGTGGATGATCAGCCAATAGCTCTGCAGCGCAGGCACAAGGTGGCCCACGGGCGTCCAGAAGGCGATGGAGGCCGCAACCAGCATGATGATGGCCAGGCCGATCACGAACGTGCCCAGGAAGCGCAGGTCGCGGCGGATCAGCACGAGCAGGAAGACAGCCACGGCAACGAACGCGCCGGTGGTGAGGAACTCGTACATGTTGCCCCACGGAACCCGGCCCGCGCCGAGCGCGCGCGTGATCACGCCAGCCGCATGGATGGCCGCGCCCAGGACGGTCAGCGCGACGGCGACCCGGGCCGGGGCACGCCGCTCGCCGCCGTAGCGCATGCTGCCGTCGGCGGTCTGGCCCGCGCCGGCCGCGGCACCCCGGCCGGTGGCCGACGTCGGACGCTCGGCGCGTCCCGCGGGTCCGCTTACGTCCGAATCGGTGCGGTCAACGTCGTCTCCGGCGGTCCCGGCACCGACGCCGACGGGCACGCGGGCGGCCTCGGCCGTCTGTCCGGAGAGTTCCGCGGCTTTGAGGTCCACCGCGCGCAGCACCTTGCTGCTCTTGGCCAGGTCCCAGGCGAAGGCGATGAAGGCCACCGTGTACGTGCCGGCCGCCAGCAGCATGAAGAGCTCGCTGTACTGGCCCATGGTTTCGTTGATCGAGAACAACATTACTGATCCTTCTTCGACTTGGAGGAGCCGGCTGTTGACTGGATGAAGTCTTCTTCGGGTTGTTCAGGGGTGGCGTGCGCGCCGTCTGCCGTGCTGCCTGTTGCAGTGCCGGCGCTATCCGCCCGGTCATTATCCGCTGTCCTGCTGGGAGCGGGCTGGGAACCGGATGCGGCGTCCTCGTCCAACAGCCATTCGCCGGACAGGAGTTGGCGGATGGCCGCGGCCTCCCCGGCCAGGCGATGGTCCTCGCCGCGGGCCAGGAGACCGTACTCCACCATGGTGCGGCCGTCCTCATGGGTGCCCGTGCGGACCCAGACGCGGCGGCGGTTCACGTAGAGCGAGGTGACCAGCCCGGCGACGGCCAGGAGCGCGAAGATCAGGGCGTAAAGCTGGCCGGGGTTGTGGTGGATGTCCACGCCGATGTAGCGCTTCACGCCGTCGAAGCTGATGGAGCCCTTACCGTTCGGCAGGGTGTAGCTTCCGCCGGGCGCCAGGACGATGCCCTTGGTGTCCAGGTTCCTGGCGTTGAGCGGCGTCAGTTTCTTGACGTCGAGTTCGAAGACGTTCTGCGGGGAGCCGGCGTCCAGACCGAGATCACCGAAGTAGGAGTTCAGGGTCAGCTGCGGGTTGATGAGCTCGGGGTCGCCGCTGAAGGACACGCCCTTGTCGGTGATGAAGGCCGTCGGCAGGAAGAACCCGGCGAAGGCGAGCTGTTCCGGCTTGGCGTCCGGGACCTTGATGACCACGGAGGAGTAGTAGTTCTCGCCCTGGAGTTTGGCGACCACGGGACCCTGCATGGCGATGTTGCCGGCGCCGTCGCGGACGGTGACCACAGGAGCGTAGCCGTTGCCCGTGAGGTACACGCTGGTGCCGCCTAGGCTGAGGGGGTCGTTGACCTTGAGCACTTCCTTCTTGGCGGGTGCGTCCGGGTTCTCCTTCGTGGTCACTTCGGCCTTGAAGTCGATGGGCTGTCCGAACTTGCCCTTCGATTCACGGTCGAAGGTGATGTTGAACTTGTCCAGCTGGACCGAATACGGCTGGAGCTGGCTGCTCTGGAAGTTGGTGCCGGGCGTGAACTGGTCGTAGCCGACGAGGGTGTTGACGAAGGTGTCGCCCTCCACCAGGATCCGCTGCCCGCTGTAGCCGTAGAGGCCGCCGGCCGCCACCGAGACCAGCACCCCGATCAGCGCGGTGTGGAAGACCAGGTTGCCGACTTCCTTCAGGAAGCCGCGCTCGGCCCCCAGGGAGGGCCGCGCGCCGTCGCGGTCCCGGACATCGACGCGGTAGCCGCGCTTCTTCAGCAGCTCCGCGGCGTTGGTGATGGCCTCCGACGCCGGGATCCCGGCGTCGGCCGGAATCACCAGGGTGCCGTATTCCGGGAGCCGGGACAGGCGGGCGGGCGTGCGCGGGGGCTGGGAGCGCATCGCCTTGTAGTGCGCGATGGCGCGCGGGATCACGCAGCCGATCAGCGAGACGAACAGCAGGATGTAGATCGCGGAAAACCACGCCGAGGAGTAGACATCGTAGAGCTGCAGCGAGTCCAGGATCTTCCCGTAGTCCGGATGGTCCTTGATGTACTGCGTGACAATGGCCGGGTTGGCGGGGCGCTGCGGGAACAGCGAACCGGGCACGGCGGCGACGGCCAGCAGCAGGAGCAGGAACAGGGCCGTGCGCATGCTGGTCAGCTGCGTCCACGCCCAGCGGAGCATGCCCAGCGGACCCAGCGACGGCAGGACGACGTCAGGCTTCGGGGATTTCTTCTTTACGTTCACGCGCTCGCTCATCAGATCGGCAATTTCACATCGGTTTGGAACCAGTACTGCAACCCGGAGACCCAGGTTCCCCACACGCCGCTGGCCATCAGGATGCCGAGCAGGATCAGGATGCCGCCGCCGGTGCGCTGGATGGCGAGCCGGTGCTGGCGGAAGAAGGACATCACGCCGATGCCGCGGCGCACGGCCAGGGCGATCACCAGGAACGGGATCCCCAGCCCAAGGCTATACACGAACGCCAAAAACGCGCCCTTGGCCGCCGACGATCCGCCCGAGAGGCTGAGCAGCTGGACCGCGGAGTAGGTGGGGCCGATGCACGGGGCCCAGCCCAGCCCGAAAGTGATGCCCAGCAAGGGCGCCCCCCACAGTCCTGCCGGAGGTTTGGCGTGGATCTTGGCGTCGCGCTGGAGCCAGCCGAAGCCGCCCATGAACACGACGCCCATGATGATCACCAGGACGCCCAGCAGCTGGGTGATCCACTTGTTCTGCGAGCCGGTGATGAGGCTGCCCAGCTGCCCGAACGCCCCGCCGAGGAGCACGAAGATCACCGAGAACCCGAGGACGAAGAGCCCTATCCCGGCCAGCATCCGGCCGCGCCGCTGCTTCTGCAGGTCCACGCCGGTCAGGCCGGTGACGTAGCCGAGGTATCCGGGCACGAGCGGAAGGACGCAGGGCGAGAGGAAGGAGACGAAGCCGGCCAGGAGCGCGACGGGAATGGCCAGCAGGAGCGACCCGTTCAGGATGGCTTCGGCAAAGGGGCTGTTCACGGGGCGGACCGCGCTACTCGGCCACGGCGGCGGCGATGAGGGACTTCAGGGTGCCCTGCTGGATCTCGCCGAGCACCCGCGACGCGACGCGGCCCTGCTTGTCGAGCACGAGGGTGGTGGGCACGGCACCGGGCGGCACGAGGCCGGAGACTGCCAGCAGCACGGCGCCGTCTTTGTCGTTGAAGCTCGGATAGGTCAACTTGAAGGTCTTGTCGAACGCGTCGGCCGTGGCCTTCTCGTCGCGCAGGTTCACGCCGAAAAACTGCACGCCCTGGCTCTTGAACTCCTGGTTGAGCGCCTCGAGGGAGGGCGCCTCGACCCGGCAGGGCGCGCAGGCGGCGAACCAGAAGTTCAGCACGGTGACCTTGCCGGGGAAGTCCGCCGAGGTGACCGCGGTGCCGTCGAACAGCGTCCCCTTGAGCTCCACGGGACTCTTGCGGTCCGCGACGGCGAACTCGGTGACGGATCCGTCGCCGGCCACGTAGTTCTTGTTGTCCCCGGCCTTGGCCTGCTTGGCAAGGGCATCGTCCTGGGCGCAGCCGGACAGCCCGAACACGGCGGCCAGGGCGGCGCCGCCGGCCGTCAGGACGCGGCGGCGGGACAGCGGAGTCTCCGCGCGGCGGTTCTGTCCCATGGTCAGGCTCCCGGGGTGCTGGCGGCACCGGGCAGTAGGGCGGCGGCCGGCTCGGTGTAGTCGACCCGCACGAGGCCGCCGGCGTCGTCGAACACCAGGGACGTCAGGGACGTCAGCGTGCACTCGCGTTTGCGCGGGTCATGCCACAGCGGCCGGCCTTCGGCGCTGAGCCGTGTGGCCCAGATAGGCAGCTGGTGGCTGACCAGGATGGCCTCGGCCCCGTCGCCGCCGAGCTCCAGGGCCCGGACGCGCGCGTCCTGGACCGCCGCGATGACCCGCGCGGCCTGGTCCTTGTACGGCTCGCCCCAGGAGGGCCGGAACGGGTTGTACAGCCGGGTCCAGTGCTTGGGCCGGAGCAGCTCCGCCTTGGAGACGTGGAGGCCCTCGAAGTAGTTGGCGGCCTCAATGATGCGGGCGTCCGTGGCGATCTCGAGGCCCAGGGCATCGGCGATCGGCTGTGCCGTCTCCTGCGCGCGCGTCAGCGGGGACGCGGCGAGGTGGACGATCCGGGCCCCTTGTTCGGAACGCTCGCTGAAGTGGGCTGCCAGCGTGCGGGCCATCTCCCGGCCGAGTTCGGAGAGGTGGAATTCCGGCAGCCTGCCGTACAGGACACCATCGGGATTGTGGACCTCGCCGTGGCGGAGCAAATGAACAGTGGCTTGGGGCATGTCTACCAGTTTCTCAAAGATGCCGGTCGATCTGAAATCTTCTACAGGAAGTAGAACTCAAGAGTTTTGAAAAATGTTCCCGGGAGTTGGAATAAAAGATGCAAATGCATGTTTATACTGGGTGAAGAGTTAGTTGAGATTTCAACCAATGAGGCTTCAACTAACGATCAGACGAACCGCCGCAGTACCCACCCGACTCAAGGAGAATCACCATGGCACTTCCCGCAACCGTCACCACCGGCATCTGGACCCTCGACCCGTCGCACAGCGAGATCGGCTTCACCGTCCGCCACGCGGGCATCAGCAAGGTCCGCGGCCAGTTCACCGATGCCGCTGCCACCCTGGATCTCGCCGAGAACGTCGCCGACTCCAAGGTCAGCGCCTCGATCAAGACCGCAAGCTTCGACTCCGGCGATGCCAACCGCGACGGCCACGTCCGCGGCGAAGACTTCTTCGACGTCGAAAAGTTCCCCGAGATCTCCTTCGTCTCCAACGCCATCGTCCCCAAGGGCGACGCCTACGAACTCCAGGGCGACCTCACCATCAAGGGCATCACCCGCCCGGTGGCCCTCGAGACCGAATTCAACGGCGTGGCCGTTGATCCCTTCGGCAACACCCGCGCCGGCCTCACCGCCGAAACCACCATCAGCCGCAAGGACTTCGGCCTGACCTGGAACGCAGTCCTCGAGGCCGGCGGCGTGCTGGTCAGCGACAAGGTTGCCATCAACCTGGAACTGGCATTCATCGCTCCCGCAGCGTAGCCAGTAGTTAGTACGGTCCGGGTCCGGTCGGTATCGTCCGGGCCCGGACTGTGCCGGGCCGCACCAACCGTGCCGGGCCGCACGACGCCGGACAGCCGGTTCCAGCGCCCCGCTTCGTCCTCGTGATGAAGCGGGGCGCTGTTGTTTCGTGGCCGGTGTTTTCACCGAGACTTCACGCGCCGCGGCACGCCGAAGCGTCGCCGGGCGGGCCCCCGGGAGGGCCCCGGGGCGGGCCCTTGGACGCGCCCCGCGAAGGGCCCAAAGTTCCCTAGATAACGGGGAAACGGCGGTCTACAGTGAGAGCCATGAGCAACCCAAATGAGGTACCGCCGCAGCAGCCGGGCGCCCAGCCCCCGCCCTCGGACAACGTCCCGCCCGCCGGCCCGGACCAGCCCCCGGCCACCCCGGCGTCCCCTCCGGGGTATCAGGCACCCCCGCCCGGCTACCAGCCGCCGCCGGAGTACCAGGGGCAGCCGGGCTATCAGGCCCCTCCCCCCGGGTACCAGACGCCCGGATACCCGGGGCAGTCCGCACCCGCCGGCGGAAGCCGCTTCGCAATGCCTACGGATCGGCCCAGGAACTTCAGCGACGCACTGCCCGCGGGCGGCCTCTCCGGCATGTTCAAGGTCACAGCAATGCCGACCGAGCTGAAGATCTCTTATTGGATCTGGGTCATCGGCGGATTCCTGGGCCTTCTCGGCGGAATCATCGGTCTGTTCGGATCCTTCGTCCTCATCGCTTTCGCGCCGGCGATCGGGCTCCTGGTGCTTCTTCTGGTACTTGTGGCGTTCGCCCTGGCCACCGCCCAGATCATCCTGGCCATGAAGATGAAGGAAGGCCGGGAATGGGCCCGCTTGGCCCTCACGATTCTTGCCGGTCTCTCCTTGCTGCTGGCACTCATCAGTGCCGGCGTTGTCGAGGGCCGGGGTGGCGGCAGCGTGCCGGGCTTCATCATCAGCCTGGTGGCAACTGTGCTCATGTGGTTGCCGAACTCCCAGGCCTGGTTTGCCGCTCAACGGGGGCGGATCTAGGGCTGCCGGTCCGCGGGAAGCCCGCCTGATAGCTGCAGCGCATGGGCCTCCCGGCCGCCAGTCCCGCTGTCAGTTCTCCCAACCGTCCGCACGGAATGTCCAAAGCCTGCCCCAACTCCGGGTTCCGGGCCCGGATCCGGGTTCCGGGCCCGGATCCGGGTTCCGGGCGAGGATCCCGTCTGGCAGCGCTGAACCGGACGAGCTCTCTTTCGACGCGTTCGAGGGAGTGTGATCGGGTACTTCACTGCACGACACGGGCACTGTCCGCCGGGAAGGTCCCCACTTTCGTAGACTCGATGGAGATCCGACATGTCTTCACTATGGAGACAAGCCCGCCACAGGAAGAGCCATCGATGAAGATTATCGTCCTAGTAAAGGAGGTCCCCGACACCTACGGGGACCGAAAACTGAACCTGGAGACAGGCCTCGCCGATCGAGAAGCCAGCGAGACAGTCATTGATGAGATCGGTGAGCGGGCCTTGGAGCTGGCCCTGACGTACGCCGACGCACACGAGGGCACTGAGGTCGCCGTTCTCTCCCTCGCTCCCGAGAGTGCGACGGCAACGATACGCAAGGGGCTGGCGATGGGCGCGGGGAGCGCCACTCACATCTCTGACGAGGCGCTCCGGGGTGCGGATCTGGGACTTACCGCCGAAACCCTCGCAGCGGCGATCGGTCGCGTCGGGTTTGACCTTGTGATCACCGGCAACGTCTCCACCGACGGATCCGGCGGAATGATTCCCGCGATGCTTGCAGAATTGCTTG from Arthrobacter sp. NicSoilB8 harbors:
- a CDS encoding cytochrome c biogenesis protein CcdA; protein product: MNSPFAEAILNGSLLLAIPVALLAGFVSFLSPCVLPLVPGYLGYVTGLTGVDLQKQRRGRMLAGIGLFVLGFSVIFVLLGGAFGQLGSLITGSQNKWITQLLGVLVIIMGVVFMGGFGWLQRDAKIHAKPPAGLWGAPLLGITFGLGWAPCIGPTYSAVQLLSLSGGSSAAKGAFLAFVYSLGLGIPFLVIALAVRRGIGVMSFFRQHRLAIQRTGGGILILLGILMASGVWGTWVSGLQYWFQTDVKLPI
- a CDS encoding YceI family protein — its product is MALPATVTTGIWTLDPSHSEIGFTVRHAGISKVRGQFTDAAATLDLAENVADSKVSASIKTASFDSGDANRDGHVRGEDFFDVEKFPEISFVSNAIVPKGDAYELQGDLTIKGITRPVALETEFNGVAVDPFGNTRAGLTAETTISRKDFGLTWNAVLEAGGVLVSDKVAINLELAFIAPAA
- a CDS encoding TlpA disulfide reductase family protein; the encoded protein is MGQNRRAETPLSRRRVLTAGGAALAAVFGLSGCAQDDALAKQAKAGDNKNYVAGDGSVTEFAVADRKSPVELKGTLFDGTAVTSADFPGKVTVLNFWFAACAPCRVEAPSLEALNQEFKSQGVQFFGVNLRDEKATADAFDKTFKLTYPSFNDKDGAVLLAVSGLVPPGAVPTTLVLDKQGRVASRVLGEIQQGTLKSLIAAAVAE
- a CDS encoding cytochrome c biogenesis protein ResB, which gives rise to MSERVNVKKKSPKPDVVLPSLGPLGMLRWAWTQLTSMRTALFLLLLLAVAAVPGSLFPQRPANPAIVTQYIKDHPDYGKILDSLQLYDVYSSAWFSAIYILLFVSLIGCVIPRAIAHYKAMRSQPPRTPARLSRLPEYGTLVIPADAGIPASEAITNAAELLKKRGYRVDVRDRDGARPSLGAERGFLKEVGNLVFHTALIGVLVSVAAGGLYGYSGQRILVEGDTFVNTLVGYDQFTPGTNFQSSQLQPYSVQLDKFNITFDRESKGKFGQPIDFKAEVTTKENPDAPAKKEVLKVNDPLSLGGTSVYLTGNGYAPVVTVRDGAGNIAMQGPVVAKLQGENYYSSVVIKVPDAKPEQLAFAGFFLPTAFITDKGVSFSGDPELINPQLTLNSYFGDLGLDAGSPQNVFELDVKKLTPLNARNLDTKGIVLAPGGSYTLPNGKGSISFDGVKRYIGVDIHHNPGQLYALIFALLAVAGLVTSLYVNRRRVWVRTGTHEDGRTMVEYGLLARGEDHRLAGEAAAIRQLLSGEWLLDEDAASGSQPAPSRTADNDRADSAGTATGSTADGAHATPEQPEEDFIQSTAGSSKSKKDQ
- a CDS encoding histidine phosphatase family protein, whose product is MPQATVHLLRHGEVHNPDGVLYGRLPEFHLSELGREMARTLAAHFSERSEQGARIVHLAASPLTRAQETAQPIADALGLEIATDARIIEAANYFEGLHVSKAELLRPKHWTRLYNPFRPSWGEPYKDQAARVIAAVQDARVRALELGGDGAEAILVSHQLPIWATRLSAEGRPLWHDPRKRECTLTSLTSLVFDDAGGLVRVDYTEPAAALLPGAASTPGA
- a CDS encoding PLD nuclease N-terminal domain-containing protein codes for the protein MLRVVVPIVILAVFVYGLVDLIRTDARLTRGISKTAWIFVQVLLPVVGAILWFLIGRPRATDVAPVVYSHPIAPDDDPEFLRNLEIRRRNQAEEDRLKKLKAEYDAKQNKLDAGTAEASGTGSAGDAHEPGDAGTQGTDEVK
- the ccsB gene encoding c-type cytochrome biogenesis protein CcsB, whose protein sequence is MLFSINETMGQYSELFMLLAAGTYTVAFIAFAWDLAKSSKVLRAVDLKAAELSGQTAEAARVPVGVGAGTAGDDVDRTDSDVSGPAGRAERPTSATGRGAAAGAGQTADGSMRYGGERRAPARVAVALTVLGAAIHAAGVITRALGAGRVPWGNMYEFLTTGAFVAVAVFLLVLIRRDLRFLGTFVIGLAIIMLVAASIAFWTPVGHLVPALQSYWLIIHVSIAVMSSALFTLTFAMSALQLVQSHRQKTIAAGGADKLGFMRLVPNALSLENLSYRINAIAFVGWTFTLMFGAIWAEKAWGRFWGWDTKEVWTFVIWVVYAGYLHARATRGWTGTRAAWLSIVGYLCVVFNFTIVNQFFNGLHSYSGL
- a CDS encoding electron transfer flavoprotein subunit beta/FixA family protein → MKIIVLVKEVPDTYGDRKLNLETGLADREASETVIDEIGERALELALTYADAHEGTEVAVLSLAPESATATIRKGLAMGAGSATHISDEALRGADLGLTAETLAAAIGRVGFDLVITGNVSTDGSGGMIPAMLAELLDVPHATGLSSVEISDGAVSGSRPVDSGVQKVSANLPAVISITEALPGPRFPNFKGIMAAKKKPLETLTLADLGITADNPDAARSIMLTVAEKPPRAAGVKIIDEGDAGEKLADFLIENRLA